In a genomic window of Candidatus Methylomirabilota bacterium:
- a CDS encoding DUF190 domain-containing protein has translation MRKIEGEQVLMRVFLGESDKWERRPLYAALLELFRAKGLAGATVLRGVAGFGPSSIVHTAGILKLSADLPIVIEVVDTEEHLNGVLPEVDRMMSSGLITMEKVKVLRYEA, from the coding sequence CTTGATGCGGGTGTTTCTCGGTGAGAGCGACAAATGGGAGCGCCGGCCGCTCTACGCGGCATTGCTCGAACTGTTCCGGGCCAAGGGTCTCGCCGGCGCCACGGTCCTCCGAGGGGTCGCCGGGTTCGGCCCGAGCTCGATCGTCCACACGGCGGGCATTCTGAAGTTATCGGCAGATCTACCGATAGTGATCGAGGTGGTCGACACCGAGGAGCACCTCAACGGCGTGCTCCCGGAGGTCGACCGCATGATGAGCAGCGGGCTCATCACGATGGAGAAGGTCAAGGTCCTGCGCTACGAAGCCTGA
- a CDS encoding DUF190 domain-containing protein codes for MRGIKGEQVLLRLILSESRTHDREPLYRHLLELLRAEGLAGTTVLKGVAGFGHDRHIHTTMIEVAALGLPIALEVVDTEERIARVLPKLEALMVGGIIMTERAHVIRYAESGRSSATGRPSPQAS; via the coding sequence ATGCGCGGTATCAAAGGAGAACAGGTCCTCCTCCGGCTCATTCTCAGTGAGTCCCGCACGCATGACCGGGAGCCGCTGTACCGTCACCTCCTCGAGCTCCTGCGCGCCGAGGGCTTGGCCGGCACGACCGTGCTGAAGGGCGTCGCCGGCTTCGGTCACGACCGCCACATCCACACGACGATGATCGAGGTGGCCGCCCTGGGGCTGCCGATCGCACTGGAGGTGGTGGATACGGAGGAGCGCATCGCCCGTGTCCTGCCCAAGCTCGAGGCTCTCATGGTCGGTGGCATCATCATGACCGAGCGGGCCCACGTCATTCGCTACGCCGAGAGCGGCCGCTCGTCGGCGACCGGACGGCCCTCCCCTCAGGCTTCGTAG